One window of the Ideonella sp. WA131b genome contains the following:
- a CDS encoding VWA domain-containing protein: MSFIWPSMLWLLVLLPLLALLYAWLLRRKRKTTVRLASVQVAKLAMGRGPGWRRHVPPALLLLAVAAGLLAVARPTATITLPLAERTIILAMDVSGSMRAEDVKPNRLVASQEAAKAFVHGLPREVKVGVVSFAGTAAVVQAPTMSRDDVLAAIDRFQLQRGTATGSGIVLSLATLFPDHGIEIQHVTGQRNFPGSNNDIRKPDAPAFKPVPPGSYNSAAIIMLTDGQRTTGPDPLEAAKMAAERGVRVYTVGIGTTSGETIGFEGWSMRVRLDEETLKNVSVLTHGEYFYAGTADDLKKVYESLSARMVVERKETEISALFAALSVLLSVVAAGLSVLWFGRVA; this comes from the coding sequence ATGTCCTTCATCTGGCCCTCGATGCTGTGGCTGCTGGTGCTGCTGCCGCTGCTGGCGCTGCTCTACGCTTGGCTGCTGCGCAGAAAACGCAAAACCACGGTGCGCCTGGCGAGCGTGCAGGTGGCGAAGCTGGCCATGGGCCGGGGGCCCGGCTGGCGCCGCCACGTGCCGCCGGCGCTGCTGCTGCTGGCCGTGGCAGCGGGCCTGCTGGCCGTGGCGCGGCCCACGGCCACGATCACGCTGCCGCTGGCCGAGCGCACCATCATCCTGGCCATGGACGTCTCGGGCAGCATGCGTGCCGAGGACGTCAAGCCCAACCGCCTGGTGGCCAGCCAGGAGGCAGCCAAGGCCTTCGTGCACGGCCTGCCGCGCGAGGTGAAGGTGGGCGTGGTGTCGTTTGCAGGCACCGCGGCGGTGGTGCAGGCCCCCACCATGAGCCGCGACGACGTGCTGGCGGCCATCGACCGCTTCCAGCTGCAGCGCGGCACGGCCACCGGCAGCGGCATCGTCCTCAGCCTGGCGACCCTGTTCCCCGACCACGGCATCGAGATCCAGCACGTCACCGGGCAGCGCAACTTCCCCGGCAGCAACAACGACATCCGCAAGCCCGACGCCCCGGCGTTCAAGCCGGTGCCGCCGGGCTCGTACAACTCCGCGGCGATCATCATGCTGACCGACGGCCAGCGCACCACCGGCCCCGATCCGCTGGAGGCCGCGAAGATGGCCGCCGAGCGCGGTGTGCGCGTCTACACCGTGGGCATTGGCACCACCAGCGGCGAGACCATCGGCTTCGAGGGATGGAGCATGCGCGTGCGGCTGGATGAAGAGACGCTCAAGAACGTGAGCGTGCTCACCCACGGCGAGTACTTCTACGCTGGCACGGCCGACGACCTGAAGAAGGTCTACGAGAGCCTGAGCGCGCGCATGGTGGTCGAGCGCAAGGAGACGGAGATCAGCGCCCTGTTCGCGGCGCTGAGCGTGCTGCTGAGCGTGGTGGCGGCGGGGCTCTCGGTGCTGTGGTTCGGGCGGGTGGCGTAG
- a CDS encoding PQQ-dependent sugar dehydrogenase, whose translation MLGFKPKRTNLHEKYDYPLAGLPSVSVGGQCGLLDVVADPAFASNQRIFFTFAEPGEGGNGTAVGRARLVGAPGSERLEDVRTIFSQRPKMNSRHHCGSRIVFDRGGHLLVGLGDRFGGKDEAQNTANHLGKVIRIDADGRAPADNPFVGRSGAAPEVFSLGHRNIQGAALHPGTGALWAVEHGPQGGDEVNLVRAGLNYGWPLVTYGRNYGLGTRIGEEGPKPGYEQPLRHWVPTSIAPSGLVFVTSDRYPAWKGHLLMGTLRAQALVLLTLDGERVTGETRLLESLGKRIRDVRQGPDGFVYVLTDGSHGEVLRVLP comes from the coding sequence ATGCTGGGCTTCAAGCCAAAGCGCACCAATCTGCATGAAAAGTACGACTACCCCCTGGCGGGCCTGCCGTCCGTCAGCGTGGGTGGCCAGTGCGGCCTGCTCGACGTGGTGGCCGACCCGGCCTTTGCCAGCAACCAGCGCATCTTCTTCACCTTTGCCGAGCCGGGCGAGGGCGGCAACGGCACGGCCGTGGGCCGGGCGCGGCTGGTCGGCGCGCCGGGCAGCGAGCGCCTCGAAGACGTGCGCACCATCTTCAGCCAGCGGCCCAAGATGAATTCGCGCCACCACTGCGGCAGCCGCATCGTCTTCGATCGCGGCGGCCACCTGCTGGTGGGGCTGGGCGACCGTTTTGGTGGCAAGGACGAGGCGCAGAACACCGCCAACCATCTCGGCAAGGTCATCCGCATCGATGCCGACGGCAGGGCCCCGGCCGACAATCCCTTCGTGGGCCGCAGTGGTGCGGCCCCCGAGGTCTTCAGCCTCGGCCATCGCAACATCCAGGGCGCGGCGCTCCACCCGGGCACGGGCGCGCTGTGGGCGGTGGAACACGGGCCGCAGGGTGGCGACGAGGTCAACCTGGTGCGCGCGGGTCTCAATTACGGCTGGCCGCTGGTCACCTACGGCCGCAATTACGGCCTGGGCACGCGCATCGGCGAGGAAGGCCCCAAGCCGGGCTACGAGCAGCCGCTGCGCCACTGGGTGCCCACGTCCATCGCGCCCTCGGGCCTGGTGTTCGTGACCAGCGACCGCTATCCGGCCTGGAAGGGCCACCTGCTGATGGGCACGCTGCGCGCGCAGGCACTGGTGTTGCTGACGCTGGATGGCGAGCGCGTCACGGGCGAGACGCGCCTGCTGGAAAGCCTGGGCAAGCGCATCCGCGATGTGCGGCAGGGGCCGGACGGCTTCGTGTACGTGCTGACCGACGGCAGCCACGGCGAGGTGCTGCGGGTGCTGCCCTGA
- a CDS encoding methyltransferase domain-containing protein: protein MRIRAPQVVEIDYVQRMLAALLWLPPDGPADGAAVQLGLGAGALTRFTAQQLKMATTVVEINPQVIAANQRHFHLPREAEVVLGDAADWLAQAPERCVRLLFVDLYDHEAAAPVLDGAEFYAACHRVLEPGGAMAVNLFGRDASFGDSLGRIAAAFGPAHTWSLRPTRQGNSVVVATRGARLPARAELLARAALAEQRFGRLKLAARQWPRMIRPCPVGLTAAVAAEPLPLRGNHSGAPGCAS, encoded by the coding sequence ATGCGCATCCGTGCGCCACAGGTGGTGGAGATCGACTACGTGCAGCGCATGCTCGCGGCGTTGCTGTGGCTGCCGCCCGACGGCCCGGCCGACGGTGCGGCGGTGCAGCTGGGCCTGGGCGCGGGCGCGCTGACCCGCTTCACGGCCCAGCAGCTGAAGATGGCCACCACGGTGGTGGAGATCAACCCGCAGGTGATCGCCGCCAACCAGCGCCACTTCCACCTGCCGCGCGAAGCGGAGGTGGTCCTGGGCGATGCCGCCGACTGGCTGGCCCAGGCCCCGGAACGATGCGTGCGGTTGCTCTTCGTCGATCTCTACGACCACGAGGCCGCAGCGCCGGTGCTCGACGGCGCCGAGTTCTACGCCGCGTGCCACCGCGTGCTTGAGCCGGGCGGTGCGATGGCGGTCAACCTGTTCGGCCGCGACGCGAGCTTTGGCGACAGCCTGGGCCGCATCGCCGCCGCGTTCGGCCCCGCGCACACCTGGAGCCTGCGCCCCACCCGCCAGGGCAACAGCGTGGTCGTGGCCACGCGGGGTGCGCGGCTGCCGGCGCGGGCCGAACTGCTGGCGCGAGCGGCCCTGGCCGAGCAGCGCTTCGGGCGGCTCAAGCTGGCGGCGCGCCAGTGGCCGCGGATGATCCGGCCCTGCCCCGTGGGGCTCACCGCGGCCGTGGCAGCGGAGCCGCTGCCCTTACGTGGAAACCACAGCGGGGCGCCGGGGTGCGCTTCCTAG
- a CDS encoding AAA family ATPase produces MERILYEVKRVVVGQDRFLERVMVALLAQGHLLVEGVPGLAKTLTVKTLARTIRGSFKRIQFTPDLVPADLVGTRIFNQKSGEFGTSLGPVFANLLLADEINRAPAKVQSALLEVMQERQVTIAGETHKVPDPFVVMATQNPIETEGTYPLPEAQVDRFMMKVLVDYPSEEEEFVIAERVTGQPVDIGPVTDTHALAALQRECRAVYCDPALMQYAVRLVGATRNPARYDLPDAAKYITYGASPRATIGLVEGGKALALMRGRRYVLPEDITDLVHDVLRHRVVLSYEALAEGITADDLIGNVLRKVTAPDKPLTHPQS; encoded by the coding sequence ATGGAGCGCATCCTCTACGAGGTCAAGCGCGTCGTCGTCGGCCAGGACCGCTTCCTCGAGCGCGTGATGGTGGCGCTGCTCGCCCAGGGCCACCTGCTGGTCGAGGGCGTGCCGGGGCTGGCCAAGACGCTCACCGTCAAGACGCTGGCGCGCACGATCCGCGGCAGCTTCAAGCGCATCCAGTTCACGCCCGACCTCGTGCCCGCCGACCTGGTGGGCACGCGCATCTTCAACCAGAAGTCCGGCGAGTTCGGCACCAGCCTGGGCCCGGTGTTCGCCAACCTGCTGCTGGCCGACGAGATCAACCGCGCGCCGGCCAAGGTGCAGAGCGCGCTGCTCGAGGTGATGCAGGAGCGCCAGGTCACCATCGCGGGCGAAACGCACAAGGTGCCCGACCCCTTCGTGGTGATGGCCACGCAGAACCCGATCGAGACCGAGGGCACCTACCCGCTGCCCGAGGCGCAGGTGGACCGCTTCATGATGAAGGTGCTGGTCGACTACCCCAGCGAGGAGGAGGAGTTCGTCATCGCCGAGCGCGTGACGGGTCAGCCCGTGGACATCGGCCCCGTCACCGACACGCACGCGCTGGCGGCACTGCAGCGCGAGTGCCGCGCCGTCTACTGCGACCCGGCGCTGATGCAGTACGCCGTCAGGCTGGTGGGCGCCACGCGCAACCCCGCCCGTTACGACCTGCCCGACGCCGCGAAGTACATCACCTACGGCGCCAGCCCGCGCGCCACCATCGGGCTGGTCGAGGGCGGCAAGGCGCTGGCGCTGATGCGCGGCCGCCGCTACGTGCTGCCGGAGGACATCACCGACCTCGTGCACGACGTGCTGCGCCACCGCGTGGTGCTGAGCTACGAGGCGCTGGCCGAGGGCATCACGGCCGACGACCTGATCGGGAACGTGCTCAGGAAGGTGACGGCGCCGGACAAGCCGCTCACGCACCCGCAGTCCTGA
- a CDS encoding tripartite tricarboxylate transporter permease → MELLNNLALGFSVAFTLQNILYAFGGAVLGTLIGVLPGLGPVATIAMLLPSIYALDATPALIMLAGIYYGAQYGGSTTAILINVPGESASVVTALDGYQMARKGRAGAALAAAGLGSFFAGTVATLVLAAFAPPLTELAFKFGPAEYFSLMVLGLIGAVVLASGSLIKAIAMILFGLLIGQINTDVISGVPRYSFDIPELTDGIGFVAIAMGVFGFGEIILNLGRPAEHREVFTKDVKGLWPTKRDFLDAYPAVLRGTALGSILGVLPGGGALLASFAAYTLEKKTKGREGEVPFGQGNIRGVAGPESANNAGAQTSFVPMLTLGIPPNPVMALMVGAMTIKGIQPGPQVMTSNPDLFWGLIASMWIGNLMLIILNLPLIGIWIKLLTVPYRFLYPAILSFCCIGLYTLNNNNFDIFMAAAFGVVGVVFYRLGCEPAPLLLGFILGPMMEENLRRALLLSRGDWTTFLSRPLSAGLLIASVLLIVIVMLPGIKKQREQAFQDPD, encoded by the coding sequence ATGGAACTGCTCAACAATCTCGCGCTCGGCTTCAGCGTCGCGTTCACGCTGCAGAACATCCTCTATGCATTCGGCGGTGCCGTTCTCGGCACGCTGATCGGCGTGCTGCCGGGCCTGGGCCCGGTGGCCACCATCGCGATGCTGCTGCCCAGCATCTACGCGCTCGACGCCACCCCGGCGCTGATCATGCTGGCCGGCATCTATTACGGCGCCCAGTACGGCGGTTCCACCACCGCCATCCTCATCAATGTGCCGGGTGAAAGCGCCTCGGTGGTGACGGCGCTCGACGGTTACCAGATGGCCCGCAAGGGCCGGGCCGGCGCGGCGCTCGCGGCTGCCGGCCTGGGCAGCTTCTTCGCCGGCACGGTGGCCACGCTGGTGCTGGCGGCCTTTGCGCCGCCGCTCACCGAACTGGCCTTCAAGTTCGGCCCGGCCGAGTACTTCAGCCTCATGGTGCTGGGCCTCATCGGCGCGGTGGTGCTGGCCTCGGGCTCGCTGATCAAGGCCATCGCCATGATCCTCTTCGGCCTGCTCATCGGGCAGATCAACACCGACGTCATCTCAGGTGTGCCGCGCTACAGCTTCGACATCCCAGAGCTCACCGACGGGATCGGCTTCGTGGCCATCGCCATGGGCGTGTTCGGCTTCGGCGAGATCATCCTCAACCTGGGTCGGCCGGCCGAGCACCGCGAGGTCTTCACGAAGGACGTCAAGGGCTTGTGGCCCACCAAGCGCGACTTCCTTGACGCCTACCCGGCCGTGCTGCGCGGAACGGCACTGGGCTCGATCCTGGGTGTGCTGCCGGGTGGTGGCGCGCTGCTGGCCAGCTTCGCGGCCTACACGCTCGAGAAAAAGACCAAAGGCCGTGAGGGCGAGGTGCCCTTCGGCCAGGGCAACATCCGCGGTGTGGCCGGCCCCGAGAGCGCCAACAACGCCGGTGCTCAGACCAGCTTCGTGCCCATGCTCACCTTGGGCATCCCGCCCAACCCGGTGATGGCGTTGATGGTGGGCGCGATGACGATCAAGGGCATCCAGCCCGGCCCGCAGGTGATGACGAGCAACCCCGATCTCTTCTGGGGCCTGATCGCCAGCATGTGGATCGGCAACCTCATGCTGATCATCCTGAACCTGCCGCTCATCGGCATCTGGATCAAGCTGCTGACGGTGCCCTACCGCTTTCTCTATCCGGCCATCCTCAGCTTCTGCTGCATCGGCCTGTACACGCTCAACAACAACAACTTCGACATCTTCATGGCGGCAGCCTTTGGCGTGGTCGGCGTGGTGTTCTACCGCCTGGGCTGCGAGCCGGCGCCGCTGCTGCTGGGCTTCATCCTCGGGCCCATGATGGAAGAGAACCTGCGGCGGGCGCTGCTGCTGAGCCGGGGCGACTGGACCACCTTCCTGAGCCGGCCGCTGTCGGCGGGGCTGCTGATCGCCTCGGTGCTTCTCATCGTGATCGTCATGCTTCCCGGCATCAAGAAGCAACGCGAGCAGGCCTTCCAGGACCCCGATTGA
- a CDS encoding MFS transporter → MSLPAALQPLESPVFRGLWAAWLAANLTMWMNDVAAAWLMTSLTTSPVMVALVQTASTLPVFLLGLPSGALADIVDRRRWFAFTQLWVCVVALVLAAMSLSGRLTAGWLLALTFLNGVGMAMRWPVFAAIVPTVVSRAQFPQALALNGIAMNLSRVIGPVLAGALLAAVSPAAVFVLNALLALFAFWMILRWKGAPRASALPGERFVGAMRVGINYAMQAPRLKLILLRVFLFFLQSTALVALLPLVAQGLHGGGAGFFTVMLSCLGLGAVIAALYFPRWRERYTPNQFVVAGTLVHAAASALIVTVPEVWVALPAMVVAGMAWISVANSLTLAAQSTMPDWVRARGMSIYQMALMGGSAAGALLWGQVAAFAGVNGAVLAASAFAVLVAAALRRTSIVGEVAPDFSPAPAVAAPEPAMPVDDDAGPVMVTVEYRIDPARTAEFAAVMERTRRARLRQGALSWGLFHDVAQPGRCIEVFVDENWLEHQRRLERFTAFDADLRGQRLAFHLGPEPPKLSRFVADGRVAPPDL, encoded by the coding sequence GTGAGCCTGCCTGCCGCGCTGCAGCCGCTCGAGAGCCCGGTCTTTCGGGGCTTGTGGGCCGCCTGGCTGGCGGCCAACCTCACGATGTGGATGAACGACGTCGCGGCCGCCTGGCTGATGACGTCGCTGACCACCAGCCCCGTGATGGTGGCGCTGGTGCAGACGGCGTCGACACTGCCGGTGTTCCTGCTCGGCTTGCCCAGCGGGGCGCTGGCCGACATCGTGGACCGCCGTCGCTGGTTCGCGTTCACGCAGCTGTGGGTGTGCGTCGTGGCGCTGGTGCTGGCCGCGATGTCGCTGAGCGGCCGGCTCACCGCCGGCTGGCTGCTGGCGCTGACCTTCCTCAACGGCGTGGGCATGGCCATGCGCTGGCCGGTGTTCGCGGCCATCGTGCCCACGGTGGTGAGCCGGGCGCAGTTTCCGCAGGCGCTGGCGCTCAACGGCATCGCGATGAACCTGTCACGCGTGATCGGCCCGGTGCTGGCCGGCGCGCTGTTGGCAGCGGTGAGCCCGGCCGCGGTGTTCGTGCTCAACGCGCTGCTGGCGCTGTTCGCCTTCTGGATGATCTTGCGCTGGAAGGGCGCACCGCGCGCCAGTGCGCTGCCCGGCGAGCGCTTTGTCGGCGCCATGCGCGTGGGCATCAACTACGCGATGCAGGCGCCGCGGCTCAAGCTCATCCTGCTGCGCGTGTTCCTGTTTTTCCTGCAGAGCACGGCGCTGGTGGCGCTCTTGCCGCTGGTGGCGCAGGGACTGCACGGGGGCGGCGCCGGGTTCTTCACGGTGATGCTGTCGTGCCTGGGGCTCGGCGCGGTCATTGCCGCGCTGTACTTCCCGCGCTGGCGCGAGCGTTACACGCCCAACCAGTTCGTGGTGGCGGGCACGCTGGTGCACGCGGCGGCCTCGGCGCTCATCGTCACCGTGCCCGAGGTCTGGGTGGCACTGCCGGCCATGGTGGTGGCGGGCATGGCCTGGATCTCGGTGGCCAACTCGCTGACGCTGGCCGCCCAGAGCACCATGCCCGACTGGGTGCGGGCACGTGGCATGAGCATCTACCAGATGGCGCTGATGGGCGGCTCGGCGGCCGGTGCGCTGCTGTGGGGTCAGGTGGCCGCGTTCGCGGGTGTCAACGGTGCCGTGCTGGCGGCCTCGGCCTTTGCCGTGCTGGTGGCGGCGGCGCTGCGCCGCACCAGCATCGTGGGCGAGGTCGCACCCGACTTCAGCCCCGCGCCGGCAGTTGCCGCGCCCGAGCCCGCGATGCCGGTGGACGACGACGCCGGCCCGGTGATGGTGACGGTGGAGTACCGCATCGACCCGGCACGAACGGCCGAGTTTGCGGCCGTCATGGAGCGCACGCGCCGCGCCCGCCTGCGCCAAGGCGCGCTCAGCTGGGGGCTGTTCCACGACGTCGCCCAGCCTGGCCGCTGCATCGAGGTCTTCGTCGACGAGAACTGGCTCGAGCACCAGCGACGGCTCGAGCGCTTCACCGCCTTCGACGCCGACCTGCGTGGGCAGCGCCTGGCCTTCCACCTGGGCCCCGAGCCGCCGAAGCTCAGCCGCTTCGTGGCCGATGGCCGGGTGGCGCCGCCGGATCTGTAG
- a CDS encoding tripartite tricarboxylate transporter TctB family protein: MKIKSEKDFWSGLMFIVIGLGFAWGATNYSFGSAARPGPAYFPFGLGILLALLGLIVLFKALTLEVRGGDKIEPWPWKPWLLILSAVLIFGLLLPRLGLIITLPVLIGVASLASGEFRIKEVVINAVVLTLGCWLVFSKGLNLSIPLWPTFLA; the protein is encoded by the coding sequence TTGAAGATCAAGAGCGAGAAGGACTTCTGGTCCGGACTGATGTTCATCGTCATCGGCCTGGGCTTTGCCTGGGGCGCCACCAATTACAGCTTCGGCTCGGCGGCTCGGCCCGGGCCGGCCTATTTCCCGTTTGGTCTGGGCATCCTTCTGGCGCTGCTGGGGCTGATCGTGCTGTTCAAGGCCCTGACGCTCGAAGTGCGCGGCGGCGACAAGATCGAACCCTGGCCCTGGAAGCCCTGGCTCCTCATCCTGAGTGCGGTGCTCATATTCGGGCTGTTGCTGCCTCGCCTGGGCCTGATCATCACGCTGCCTGTGCTCATCGGCGTGGCCAGCCTGGCCAGCGGTGAGTTCCGCATCAAGGAGGTGGTGATCAACGCTGTGGTGCTGACGCTCGGCTGCTGGCTGGTGTTCAGCAAGGGCCTGAACCTGTCGATCCCGCTGTGGCCCACCTTCCTGGCCTGA
- a CDS encoding TatD family hydrolase, with product MWTDSHCHLDAPEFDADRADVLRRARAAGVTMLVLPAVAADHFAAVVALARAHGLGYALGIHPLWTDRAADGDLDRLAEALHRHRNDPHLVAVGEIGLDHAVPAPDPERQHRFYLAQLRLARDAGLPVILHVRRSADALLAGLNRINVSGGVAHAFNGSAQQAQRFVERGFRLGFGGTLSFEPARQIRHLASTLPLQALVLETDAPDIPPCWLYRSAAERSAGAPQGRNEPAELPRIGAVLARLRGLPLGELAAATVANTAAALPRLAGLQAAAPLHPAVSDHCARLG from the coding sequence ATGTGGACCGATTCCCACTGTCATCTCGATGCCCCTGAGTTCGACGCCGACCGCGCCGACGTGTTGCGCCGCGCCCGCGCCGCAGGCGTCACCATGCTGGTGCTGCCGGCGGTGGCCGCCGACCACTTTGCGGCGGTCGTGGCGCTGGCGCGCGCCCACGGCCTGGGCTATGCCCTGGGCATCCACCCGTTGTGGACCGACCGCGCTGCCGATGGCGACCTGGACCGGCTGGCCGAGGCCTTGCACCGCCACCGCAACGACCCGCACCTGGTGGCCGTGGGCGAGATCGGCCTGGACCACGCCGTGCCCGCGCCGGACCCCGAGCGCCAGCACCGCTTCTACCTGGCGCAACTGCGCCTGGCCCGCGACGCCGGCCTGCCGGTGATCCTGCATGTGCGCCGCTCGGCTGATGCCTTGCTGGCGGGCTTGAACCGCATCAACGTGTCGGGCGGCGTTGCCCATGCCTTCAACGGCAGTGCGCAGCAGGCGCAGCGCTTTGTCGAGCGCGGCTTCCGGCTGGGCTTCGGCGGCACGCTCAGCTTCGAGCCGGCGCGCCAGATCCGCCATCTCGCCTCGACGCTGCCTCTGCAGGCCTTGGTGCTGGAGACCGACGCGCCCGACATTCCCCCCTGCTGGCTGTACCGCTCGGCGGCTGAGCGTTCGGCGGGTGCGCCCCAGGGCCGCAACGAGCCGGCCGAGCTGCCGCGCATCGGTGCGGTGCTCGCCCGGCTGCGAGGCTTGCCCCTGGGCGAGCTGGCGGCGGCCACCGTGGCCAACACGGCGGCGGCCTTGCCGCGGCTGGCGGGCCTGCAGGCCGCAGCGCCGCTGCATCCGGCAGTGTCCGACCACTGCGCGCGCCTGGGATAG
- a CDS encoding DUF58 domain-containing protein — protein sequence MTALAPDADALLRQLEWTVIRRLDGLLQGDYRTLFRGGGVDLADLREYQLHDDVRHIDWNVTARLQTPYVRQFLEDRDLTAWFLLDLSGSVDFGSGDVTKLAVSSGFVATLARVITRHGNRAGAVLYGQRVDTVLPPRASRAHVLELLARMRMPRARAAPGPRPAGTQLAELLRMADGVMTRRSLVFVVSDFISAPGWADALARLARRHEIVAVRLWDPMEMALPDVGLVTVEDAETGEQLFIDAADPAFRERYAAIAEQQETELFDALGRSGADVIELATDDDLLQSLLRLSDLRRLRARQGAPRRGPVTLQRARPAAARAAAA from the coding sequence ATGACCGCCCTGGCCCCCGACGCCGACGCCCTGCTCCGCCAGCTGGAGTGGACGGTGATCCGCCGCCTGGACGGCCTGCTGCAGGGCGACTACCGCACGCTCTTCCGCGGCGGCGGCGTCGACCTGGCCGACCTGCGCGAGTACCAGCTGCACGACGACGTGCGCCACATCGACTGGAACGTCACGGCGCGGCTGCAGACGCCCTATGTGCGCCAGTTTCTCGAAGACCGCGACCTGACCGCCTGGTTCCTGCTCGACCTGTCGGGCAGCGTCGACTTCGGAAGCGGCGACGTCACCAAGCTGGCGGTCTCCAGCGGCTTCGTGGCGACGCTGGCGCGCGTGATCACGCGCCACGGCAACCGTGCCGGCGCGGTGCTGTACGGCCAGCGCGTCGACACCGTGCTGCCGCCGCGCGCCAGCCGCGCCCACGTGCTGGAGCTGCTGGCCCGCATGCGCATGCCGCGCGCCCGAGCCGCGCCGGGCCCGCGGCCGGCCGGCACGCAGCTGGCCGAGTTGCTGCGGATGGCCGACGGGGTGATGACGCGGCGCTCGCTGGTGTTCGTGGTGTCGGACTTCATCTCGGCGCCGGGCTGGGCGGATGCGCTGGCGCGCCTGGCGCGCCGCCACGAGATCGTGGCTGTGCGCCTGTGGGACCCCATGGAGATGGCGCTGCCCGATGTCGGCCTCGTGACGGTGGAAGACGCCGAGACCGGCGAGCAACTGTTCATCGACGCCGCCGACCCGGCTTTTCGCGAGCGCTACGCGGCCATCGCCGAGCAGCAGGAGACCGAGCTGTTCGATGCACTCGGGCGCTCGGGTGCCGATGTCATCGAGCTCGCCACCGACGACGATCTGCTGCAGTCCCTGCTGCGCCTGTCGGACCTGCGCCGGCTGCGCGCGCGCCAGGGTGCGCCGCGCCGCGGCCCGGTCACCCTGCAGCGCGCCCGTCCGGCTGCGGCGCGCGCGGCCGCCGCCTGA
- a CDS encoding trypsin-like peptidase domain-containing protein gives MNKAPLTSRSPRRPAVAPSAGAGTAVAPGATPPLPADGEDARLPAARPTLPVTGHPALWAVAGTALAAALVFGALHLGSGQRPVTQDDIDRAVRESLEKAPLPSQATKAYQAILPSVVRVTGLMSEDDDGEENPEKRAMDRSLGTGVVIIDNGTILTNLHVVWGSKKIRVRFAGGHESEAVLVGARPEHDLAVLRALDLPDDLQAATMRSTADLQPGDHVIAVGHPFGIGPSVSHGVVSGLKREFRSEAGERTLSNLIQFDAAANPGNSGGPLVTMDGQVVGIVTAILNPSEQRTFIGIGFAVPIENAAQAAGMPPF, from the coding sequence ATGAACAAGGCCCCGCTGACCAGCCGCTCGCCGCGACGCCCGGCTGTCGCTCCGTCAGCAGGCGCGGGCACCGCTGTGGCCCCTGGCGCCACGCCACCCTTGCCGGCTGACGGCGAGGACGCAAGGCTGCCGGCCGCCCGGCCGACGCTGCCGGTCACCGGCCATCCGGCGCTGTGGGCGGTGGCAGGCACCGCGCTGGCAGCGGCCCTGGTGTTCGGCGCCCTGCACCTCGGGTCTGGCCAGCGCCCCGTGACGCAGGACGACATCGACCGCGCCGTGCGCGAGAGCCTGGAGAAGGCGCCCCTGCCCTCGCAGGCCACCAAGGCCTACCAGGCCATCCTGCCCTCGGTGGTGCGCGTGACGGGCCTGATGAGCGAGGACGACGACGGCGAGGAGAACCCCGAGAAGCGTGCGATGGATCGCAGCCTGGGCACCGGCGTGGTCATCATCGACAACGGCACCATCCTCACCAACTTGCACGTGGTGTGGGGCAGCAAGAAGATCCGCGTGCGCTTTGCGGGCGGCCACGAGAGCGAGGCCGTGCTGGTGGGCGCGCGGCCTGAACACGACCTCGCCGTGCTCAGGGCGCTGGACCTGCCCGACGACCTGCAGGCCGCCACCATGCGTTCCACCGCCGACCTGCAGCCGGGGGACCACGTCATCGCCGTTGGCCACCCTTTTGGCATCGGTCCCAGCGTCAGCCACGGCGTGGTCAGCGGCCTCAAGCGCGAGTTCCGCAGCGAGGCCGGCGAGCGCACGCTGAGCAACCTGATCCAGTTCGACGCCGCCGCCAACCCAGGCAACAGCGGCGGGCCGCTGGTCACCATGGACGGGCAGGTGGTGGGCATCGTCACCGCCATCCTCAACCCCAGCGAGCAACGCACCTTCATCGGCATCGGTTTTGCGGTGCCCATCGAGAACGCGGCCCAGGCGGCAGGCATGCCGCCTTTCTAG